From Streptomyces sp. GSL17-111, one genomic window encodes:
- a CDS encoding SigE family RNA polymerase sigma factor translates to MKKTAEDDFRRFVHSRWPRLLRTAYLLTGHHQDAEDLVQAALARAYTRWEKVCGARDQDAYVWRILINTNADRLRRRRIGEWLTHWLPERPASDRADQVVERSVLLDALRALPARQRATVVLRYLEDRSEAEVAALLGTGVGTVRSQTARALRRLRAELPRLTASERV, encoded by the coding sequence GTGAAGAAGACCGCGGAGGACGATTTCCGCAGGTTCGTCCACAGCCGCTGGCCACGTCTGCTGCGGACCGCCTACCTGCTCACCGGGCACCACCAGGACGCCGAGGACCTGGTCCAGGCCGCGCTGGCACGGGCCTACACCCGCTGGGAGAAGGTGTGCGGCGCCCGCGACCAGGACGCCTACGTGTGGCGCATCCTGATCAACACCAACGCCGACCGGCTCCGCCGCCGCCGGATCGGCGAGTGGCTCACCCACTGGCTGCCCGAGCGGCCCGCGTCCGACCGCGCGGACCAGGTGGTCGAGCGCAGCGTCCTGCTGGACGCCCTGCGCGCCCTGCCCGCCCGGCAGCGTGCCACTGTCGTCCTGCGCTACCTGGAGGACCGCAGTGAGGCGGAGGTCGCCGCGCTCCTGGGCACCGGCGTGGGCACCGTCCGTAGCCAGACGGCCCGGGCGCTGCGCAGGCTGCGTGCCGAACTGCCCCGACTGACAGCGAGCGAACGCGTATGA
- a CDS encoding nicotinamide mononucleotide transporter family protein, with protein MSLTGVLGALDDTAFTVLGQDVIWSDMTGNVLGLTALALGWRRSVWSWPVQVLSGVVLVAAYLSASLAGGVGKQMLVVVVGLWGWQQWRDGRREAADGHIAVRFATGRERLLLLAGTALGTAAVGALFSAVPELSWNPWPDAYIFVGTLAAMVAQARGLVEFWFAWLLVDIVGVPLAFASGLAFSGFVYLVYLVLVLWGLRAWWLRSRDQTASAARAARATEGVAV; from the coding sequence GTGAGCCTCACCGGTGTGCTCGGCGCCCTCGACGACACGGCCTTCACCGTCCTCGGCCAGGACGTCATCTGGTCCGACATGACCGGCAACGTCCTCGGGCTGACCGCCCTCGCCCTCGGCTGGCGGCGCTCCGTGTGGAGCTGGCCCGTGCAGGTGCTCTCCGGCGTCGTGCTCGTCGCGGCCTACCTCTCGGCCTCCCTGGCCGGGGGCGTCGGCAAGCAGATGCTGGTCGTCGTGGTGGGCCTGTGGGGGTGGCAGCAGTGGCGGGACGGCCGACGGGAGGCGGCGGACGGTCACATCGCCGTCCGCTTCGCCACGGGCCGCGAGCGCCTGCTGCTCCTCGCCGGAACGGCGCTGGGCACCGCCGCCGTCGGCGCGCTGTTCTCGGCCGTGCCCGAACTGTCCTGGAACCCCTGGCCGGACGCCTACATCTTCGTCGGCACCCTCGCCGCCATGGTCGCCCAGGCACGCGGACTGGTCGAGTTCTGGTTCGCCTGGCTGCTGGTCGACATCGTCGGCGTGCCGCTCGCCTTCGCCAGCGGCCTCGCCTTCTCCGGCTTCGTCTACCTCGTCTATCTCGTCCTGGTCCTGTGGGGACTGCGCGCCTGGTGGCTGCGTTCCCGCGACCAGACCGCGTCGGCCGCCCGGGCGGCGCGGGCAACGGAAGGAGTGGCCGTATGA
- a CDS encoding chitinase C-terminal domain-containing protein, whose product MLPRTRARATLAAAATAVAGLLFGTLSATPAQAEDQDSCRPDGLYTTPGVDVPYCTVYDSAGREKMGADHQRRVIGYFTSWRTGENGRDAYLADDIPWDKVTHLNYAFAHVDGNNELSVGPDGPENPATGMTWPDVDGAEMDPDFPYQGHFNQLNKFKKQHPQVKTLVSVGGWAETGGYFGPDGERVDSGGFYSMATNADGSVNQAGIDTFAESAVSFIREYGFNGVDIDYEYATSMKDAGNPLDWSIANPRRAGLNAGYAALMKTLREELDRAGAADGKHYLLTVAAPSSGYLLRGMETYQTAKYLDYVNIMSYDLHGAWNEYVGPNAALYDDGKDAELAAAGVYTTGQYGGIGYLNTDWAYHYFRGSMPAGRINIGLPYYTRGWKNVTGGTDGLWGKAPSSDCPAGSGLTKCGDGASGIDNLWHDLDTEGVESPAGSNPMWHAKNLEEGIVGDYVTQYGFPADFSLTGSYARKYSDTMESPWLWNEQKRVFLATEDEESVRAKAQYVVDQGIGGTMMWELAGDYDWNDAKGQYETGDTLTTIMYDAFKSATPYGAERATTDMPTETIDVDVAFTDFPLGDSNYPISPKMRITNNSDVTLPGGTEFQFDYATSAPGNAKDQSGFGTSIVSSDHTRNGNVGGLDGEYHRVSLKLPGWQSVAPGATVTVDFVYYLPVSTPSNWTVTVDGTDYAIPGDLARGTTPGNPGGGTGGGDGGGDGGGDNGGGGGECTAPAWASGDVYGGGDTVSHDGHTWRAKWWTQGDEPGTTGQWGVWEDLGTC is encoded by the coding sequence GTGTTGCCCAGAACCCGCGCGAGAGCGACACTCGCGGCCGCCGCCACGGCGGTCGCCGGGCTGTTGTTCGGGACACTCTCCGCGACCCCCGCTCAGGCCGAGGACCAGGATTCCTGCCGACCGGACGGCCTCTACACCACGCCGGGTGTGGACGTCCCCTACTGCACCGTCTACGACAGCGCCGGACGCGAGAAGATGGGCGCCGACCACCAGCGGCGCGTCATCGGCTACTTCACCAGCTGGCGCACCGGCGAGAACGGCCGCGACGCCTACCTCGCCGACGACATCCCGTGGGACAAGGTCACCCACCTCAACTACGCCTTCGCGCACGTCGACGGGAACAACGAGCTGTCGGTGGGCCCCGACGGCCCGGAGAACCCCGCGACGGGCATGACCTGGCCGGACGTCGACGGCGCCGAGATGGACCCCGACTTCCCCTACCAGGGACACTTCAACCAGCTCAACAAGTTCAAGAAGCAGCACCCGCAGGTCAAGACGCTGGTGTCGGTGGGCGGCTGGGCCGAGACCGGCGGCTACTTCGGCCCCGACGGCGAACGCGTCGACTCCGGCGGCTTCTACTCGATGGCCACCAACGCCGACGGCTCCGTCAACCAGGCGGGCATCGACACCTTCGCCGAGTCCGCGGTCTCCTTCATCCGCGAGTACGGCTTCAACGGCGTGGACATCGACTACGAGTACGCCACGTCGATGAAGGACGCCGGCAACCCGCTGGACTGGTCGATCGCCAACCCGCGCCGCGCCGGGCTCAACGCCGGGTACGCGGCCCTGATGAAGACGCTGCGCGAGGAACTCGACCGGGCCGGCGCGGCGGACGGCAAGCACTACCTCCTCACCGTGGCCGCGCCCTCCTCCGGCTACCTGCTGCGCGGCATGGAGACGTACCAGACGGCGAAGTACCTGGACTACGTCAACATCATGTCCTACGACCTGCACGGCGCCTGGAACGAGTACGTGGGCCCGAACGCCGCCCTGTACGACGACGGCAAGGACGCGGAGCTGGCGGCGGCCGGTGTCTACACCACCGGTCAGTACGGCGGCATCGGGTACCTCAACACCGACTGGGCGTACCACTACTTCCGCGGGTCCATGCCCGCGGGGCGCATCAACATCGGTCTGCCCTACTACACACGGGGCTGGAAGAACGTCACCGGCGGCACCGACGGGCTGTGGGGCAAGGCGCCCAGCTCGGACTGCCCGGCCGGCTCCGGGCTCACCAAGTGCGGTGACGGCGCCTCGGGCATCGACAACCTGTGGCACGACCTGGACACCGAGGGCGTCGAGTCGCCCGCCGGCTCCAACCCGATGTGGCACGCCAAGAACCTCGAAGAGGGCATCGTCGGCGACTACGTCACCCAGTACGGCTTCCCCGCCGACTTCAGCCTGACGGGCTCCTACGCGCGCAAGTACAGCGACACGATGGAGTCCCCCTGGCTGTGGAACGAGCAGAAGCGGGTCTTCCTCGCCACCGAGGACGAGGAGTCCGTGCGGGCCAAGGCGCAGTACGTCGTGGACCAGGGCATCGGCGGCACCATGATGTGGGAGCTGGCCGGCGACTACGACTGGAACGACGCCAAGGGCCAGTACGAGACCGGCGACACGCTCACCACGATCATGTACGACGCCTTCAAGTCGGCCACCCCGTACGGCGCCGAGCGCGCCACCACGGACATGCCGACGGAGACGATCGACGTGGACGTCGCCTTCACGGACTTCCCGCTCGGTGACTCCAACTACCCGATCAGCCCCAAGATGCGGATCACGAACAACTCCGACGTCACCCTGCCGGGCGGCACGGAGTTCCAGTTCGACTACGCGACCTCCGCGCCCGGCAACGCCAAGGACCAGTCCGGCTTCGGCACGTCCATCGTGAGCAGCGACCACACCCGGAACGGCAACGTGGGCGGCCTCGACGGCGAGTACCACCGTGTCTCGCTCAAGCTGCCGGGCTGGCAGTCCGTGGCGCCGGGGGCGACCGTGACGGTCGACTTCGTCTACTACCTGCCCGTGTCGACGCCGTCCAACTGGACGGTCACCGTCGACGGCACCGACTACGCCATCCCCGGCGACCTGGCCCGCGGCACCACGCCCGGAAACCCGGGCGGCGGCACGGGCGGTGGCGACGGCGGCGGTGACGGTGGCGGCGACAACGGCGGCGGTGGCGGGGAGTGCACCGCTCCGGCGTGGGCGTCCGGCGACGTCTACGGCGGCGGCGACACCGTCTCGCACGACGGCCACACCTGGCGGGCCAAGTGGTGGACGCAGGGCGACGAGCCCGGCACCACCGGCCAGTGGGGCGTCTGGGAGGACCTGGGCACCTGCTGA
- a CDS encoding phosphoribosyl-ATP diphosphatase, translating to MANKTFDELFAELQHKAATGDPSTSRTAELVSSGVHAIGKKVVEEAAEVWMAAEHEGAERTAEEISQLLYHLQVMMVARGITLDDVYAHL from the coding sequence ATGGCGAACAAGACATTCGACGAGCTCTTCGCCGAGCTGCAGCACAAGGCCGCCACCGGCGACCCCTCCACCTCCCGCACCGCCGAGCTGGTCTCCTCCGGGGTCCACGCCATCGGCAAGAAGGTCGTCGAAGAGGCGGCCGAGGTGTGGATGGCCGCCGAGCACGAGGGCGCCGAGCGCACCGCCGAGGAGATCTCGCAGCTCCTCTACCACCTCCAGGTGATGATGGTCGCGCGCGGCATCACGCTCGACGACGTATACGCTCACCTCTGA
- the hisG gene encoding ATP phosphoribosyltransferase, which yields MLRIAVPNKGSLSEPASAMLHEAGYRQRKDRRELVLVDSANDVEFFFLRPRDIAVYVGSGKLDIGITGRDLLLDSGAEAEEILQLGFAGSTFRYATLPGTAKDVTEFGGMTVATSFPGLVTQHLAEHGVDASVVRLDGAVETAIKLGVAQVIADVVETGTTLRNAGLEIISDPILLSEAVVVRGRGTATDDPKVQQFLRRMQGVLVARKYVMMDYDIRAEHVEKAVELTPGLESPTVSPLHDKGWVAVRSMVPAREAQRIMDDLYDLGARAILTTNIHACRV from the coding sequence ATGCTGCGCATCGCCGTCCCCAACAAGGGTTCACTGTCCGAGCCTGCGTCGGCGATGCTCCATGAGGCGGGATACCGCCAGCGCAAGGACCGCCGCGAACTCGTCCTCGTCGACTCGGCCAACGACGTGGAGTTCTTCTTCCTCCGTCCCCGCGACATCGCCGTCTATGTCGGCTCCGGGAAGCTCGACATCGGCATCACCGGGCGGGACCTCCTGCTGGACTCGGGCGCGGAGGCCGAGGAGATCCTCCAACTCGGCTTCGCCGGCTCCACGTTCCGCTACGCCACCCTGCCGGGCACGGCGAAGGACGTCACCGAGTTCGGCGGCATGACGGTCGCCACGTCCTTCCCCGGCCTGGTCACCCAGCACCTGGCCGAACACGGGGTCGACGCCTCCGTGGTCCGGCTCGACGGTGCGGTGGAGACGGCCATCAAGCTCGGGGTCGCGCAGGTCATCGCCGACGTCGTGGAGACGGGCACCACGCTGCGCAACGCGGGTCTGGAGATCATCAGCGACCCCATCCTGCTCTCCGAGGCCGTCGTCGTCCGGGGCCGGGGGACCGCGACCGACGACCCCAAGGTGCAGCAGTTCCTGCGCCGCATGCAGGGCGTCCTGGTGGCCCGCAAGTACGTGATGATGGACTACGACATCCGCGCCGAGCACGTGGAGAAGGCCGTCGAGCTGACCCCGGGGCTGGAGTCGCCCACCGTCTCCCCGCTGCACGACAAGGGCTGGGTGGCCGTGCGCTCCATGGTCCCCGCGCGGGAGGCCCAGCGGATCATGGACGACCTGTACGACCTCGGCGCCCGCGCCATCCTCACCACGAACATCCACGCCTGCCGCGTGTAG
- a CDS encoding PH domain-containing protein: protein MPPADGPGLPVTFRPRRSRAVLLAVGVAMLVTLTVIALILDRLAAGERASFIATGLLALAVMWLLARPHVTADADGVTVVNLTRSRRLEWAEIIAVNLRSGDPWVYLDLADGTSLPAMGIQPGVARAQAVRDAAALRSLAERYGTGRAGEPDAG from the coding sequence GTGCCCCCCGCCGACGGACCCGGCCTGCCGGTGACCTTCCGACCCCGCCGCAGCCGCGCCGTCCTGCTCGCGGTCGGCGTCGCGATGCTCGTCACCCTGACGGTCATCGCGCTCATCCTGGACCGGCTGGCGGCGGGGGAGCGCGCCAGCTTCATCGCCACCGGGCTGCTCGCCCTCGCGGTGATGTGGCTGCTGGCACGCCCGCACGTCACGGCGGACGCCGACGGGGTCACCGTCGTCAACCTCACCCGCAGCAGGCGGCTGGAGTGGGCGGAGATCATCGCCGTCAACCTGCGCTCCGGCGACCCGTGGGTCTACCTCGACCTCGCCGACGGCACGAGCCTGCCGGCCATGGGCATCCAGCCCGGCGTCGCACGCGCCCAGGCGGTGCGGGACGCGGCCGCGCTGCGGTCGCTCGCCGAGCGGTACGGCACCGGACGGGCGGGTGAGCCGGACGCCGGGTGA
- a CDS encoding riboflavin synthase, whose product MFTGIVEELGEVTAIEHLGDSSRLTLRGPLVTKDAAHGDSIAVNGVCLTVVTVVDGEFTADVMAETLRRSGLGALDVGSRVNLERPMALGGRLGGHLVQGHVDGTGTIAARTPGEHWELVRVTLPAPLARYVVDKGSITVDGVSLTVVEAGADWFTISLIPTTLDLTTLGLKQPGEPVNLEVDVLAKYVERLLAAGGGPAGAGEPR is encoded by the coding sequence GTGTTCACCGGAATCGTCGAAGAACTGGGCGAGGTCACCGCCATCGAGCACCTGGGCGACTCCTCCCGGCTCACCCTGCGCGGACCGCTCGTCACCAAGGACGCCGCCCACGGGGACTCGATCGCCGTCAACGGCGTGTGCCTGACCGTGGTCACCGTCGTCGACGGCGAGTTCACCGCCGACGTCATGGCCGAGACCCTGCGGCGCTCCGGCCTCGGAGCACTGGACGTCGGCTCCCGGGTCAACCTGGAGCGGCCGATGGCCCTGGGCGGCCGACTCGGCGGCCACCTCGTCCAGGGCCACGTCGACGGCACCGGCACCATCGCCGCCCGCACCCCCGGCGAGCACTGGGAACTCGTGCGCGTCACCCTGCCGGCACCGCTCGCGCGCTACGTCGTGGACAAGGGCTCGATCACGGTGGACGGCGTCAGCCTCACCGTCGTCGAGGCCGGGGCCGACTGGTTCACCATCAGCCTCATCCCCACCACGCTCGACCTCACCACGCTCGGGCTCAAGCAGCCCGGCGAGCCGGTGAACCTGGAGGTCGACGTCCTGGCCAAGTACGTCGAGCGGCTGCTGGCCGCCGGCGGGGGCCCGGCCGGGGCGGGGGAGCCGCGGTGA
- the ribD gene encoding bifunctional diaminohydroxyphosphoribosylaminopyrimidine deaminase/5-amino-6-(5-phosphoribosylamino)uracil reductase RibD, which produces MHRAIDLSRRGLGATSPNPVVGCVVLDAAGRTVGEGWHKRAGGPHAEVHALAEAGDDARGGTAVVTLEPCDHTGRTGPCAQALLRAGVARVVYAVADPNPVASGGGATLTAAGVEVSGGLLADAAADVNTAWLTSVRLGRPLVHWKYAATLDGRIAAADGTSRWITSAEARADVHRLRAESDAVLVGSGTAATDDPHLAVRGVPGAVQPLRVVVDTEARAVRPGARVLDAAAPTLVAVAPDADATALDPHTEILRLPRARDGRGLDPAALLAALHARDVRSVLLEGGATLAGAFVAAGLLDRVTGYLAPALLGAGPQALSDAGITTIARALRLTVTDTARLGPDLRVTAAVTRTEQSAAPAAPVTTTEAPPATATARRTEER; this is translated from the coding sequence ATGCACCGCGCGATCGACCTCTCCCGCCGTGGGCTCGGTGCCACCAGCCCGAACCCCGTCGTCGGCTGCGTCGTCCTGGACGCCGCCGGGCGCACCGTCGGGGAGGGCTGGCACAAGCGGGCCGGCGGCCCGCACGCCGAGGTCCACGCCCTGGCCGAGGCGGGCGACGACGCGCGCGGTGGCACCGCCGTGGTCACCCTGGAACCGTGCGACCACACCGGCCGCACGGGCCCGTGCGCCCAGGCGCTCCTGCGCGCCGGCGTCGCCCGCGTCGTCTACGCGGTCGCCGACCCGAACCCCGTGGCAAGCGGCGGCGGCGCCACACTGACCGCCGCCGGTGTCGAGGTCAGCGGCGGGCTGCTGGCCGACGCCGCCGCGGACGTCAACACCGCCTGGCTCACCTCTGTGCGCCTCGGCCGCCCCCTCGTGCACTGGAAGTACGCCGCCACGCTCGACGGCCGCATCGCCGCCGCCGACGGCACCAGCCGCTGGATCACCTCCGCCGAGGCGCGGGCCGACGTGCACCGGCTGCGCGCCGAGTCCGACGCCGTGCTCGTCGGCTCCGGCACGGCCGCCACCGACGACCCCCACCTCGCGGTGCGCGGCGTCCCCGGCGCCGTCCAGCCGCTGCGCGTCGTCGTGGACACCGAGGCACGCGCCGTGCGCCCCGGCGCCCGCGTGCTCGACGCCGCCGCCCCCACACTCGTCGCCGTCGCCCCGGACGCCGACGCGACCGCGCTGGATCCGCACACCGAGATCCTGCGGCTGCCGCGCGCCCGGGACGGCCGGGGGCTGGACCCGGCCGCCCTCCTGGCGGCCCTGCACGCCCGTGACGTCCGCTCCGTCCTGCTGGAGGGCGGCGCCACCCTGGCCGGCGCCTTCGTCGCCGCCGGCCTCCTCGACCGGGTGACCGGCTACCTCGCTCCCGCGCTGCTCGGCGCGGGCCCGCAGGCGCTGTCCGACGCGGGAATCACGACGATCGCGCGGGCGCTGAGGCTGACGGTGACCGACACCGCCCGGCTCGGTCCCGACCTGCGCGTGACCGCCGCCGTCACCCGGACGGAGCAGTCCGCCGCCCCCGCCGCACCCGTCACCACCACCGAGGCCCCACCCGCCACCGCCACCGCACGCCGCACCGAGGAGCGCTGA
- a CDS encoding bifunctional 3,4-dihydroxy-2-butanone-4-phosphate synthase/GTP cyclohydrolase II, with product MTATRSWYDAAGPGALVDDLTLDPVERAVADLAAGRPVVVVDDEDRENEGDLVVAAEKVTPELVAFMMNECRGLICVPMEEPELDRLDLPQMVTRNTESMSTAFTVSVDAAPRHGVTTGISAADRATTIRLLADPAADADDFVRPGHVFPLRARSGGVLTRPGHTEAGVDLARLAGLRPAAAIVEIAGEDGTMLRLPELVPFARKHSLSIISIEALIAYRRSLADAAPPAGTLPAVTREAVTRLPTAHGAFRAHGYRSTLDGVEHIALVAGELGDGEDVLVRMHSECLTGDIFGSQRCDCGPQLDASLRRVQEEGRGVVVYLRGHEGRGIGLLSKLRAYELQERGRDTLDANLELGLPADARDYAAGARMLADLGVRSVRLLTNNPAKSEALTRHGVAVTGREPMPVQAGEHNIRYLRTKRDRMGHDLPWLDEAAISACGTQ from the coding sequence ATGACCGCAACGCGGAGCTGGTACGACGCGGCGGGCCCCGGGGCCCTCGTCGACGACCTCACGCTCGACCCGGTCGAGAGGGCCGTCGCCGACCTCGCGGCGGGCCGTCCGGTCGTCGTGGTCGACGACGAGGACCGGGAGAACGAGGGCGACCTCGTCGTCGCCGCCGAGAAGGTCACCCCCGAGCTCGTCGCCTTCATGATGAACGAGTGCCGCGGCCTGATCTGCGTGCCCATGGAGGAACCGGAGCTGGACCGCCTCGACCTGCCGCAGATGGTCACGCGCAACACCGAGTCCATGAGCACGGCCTTCACCGTCTCCGTCGACGCCGCCCCCCGGCACGGCGTCACCACCGGGATCAGCGCCGCCGACCGGGCCACCACGATCCGGCTGCTCGCCGACCCGGCCGCCGACGCGGACGACTTCGTCCGTCCCGGCCACGTCTTCCCTCTGCGCGCCCGCTCCGGCGGCGTCCTCACCCGCCCCGGTCACACCGAGGCCGGGGTCGACCTCGCCCGGCTCGCCGGACTGCGCCCCGCCGCCGCCATCGTCGAGATCGCCGGTGAGGACGGCACGATGCTGCGGCTGCCCGAGCTGGTGCCGTTCGCCCGCAAGCACTCCCTGTCGATCATCTCCATCGAGGCGCTGATCGCCTACCGCCGGTCCCTCGCCGACGCCGCCCCGCCCGCCGGGACGCTGCCGGCCGTCACGCGGGAGGCCGTGACCCGGCTGCCCACCGCGCACGGCGCGTTCCGCGCGCACGGCTACCGCTCCACGCTCGACGGCGTCGAGCACATCGCCCTCGTCGCCGGAGAGCTGGGCGACGGCGAGGACGTCCTGGTGCGCATGCACTCCGAGTGCCTGACCGGCGACATCTTCGGCTCCCAGCGGTGCGACTGCGGACCGCAGCTGGACGCGTCCCTGCGCCGGGTGCAGGAGGAGGGCCGGGGGGTGGTCGTCTACCTGCGCGGCCACGAGGGCCGGGGCATCGGTCTGCTCTCCAAGCTGCGGGCCTACGAACTCCAGGAACGCGGCCGCGACACCCTCGACGCCAACCTCGAACTGGGGCTGCCCGCCGACGCCCGGGACTACGCCGCCGGGGCCCGGATGCTGGCCGACCTCGGTGTCCGCTCGGTGCGGCTGCTCACCAACAACCCGGCCAAGAGCGAGGCCCTCACCCGGCACGGGGTCGCCGTCACCGGGCGCGAACCCATGCCCGTCCAGGCCGGCGAGCACAACATCCGCTACCTGCGCACCAAGCGCGACCGCATGGGCCACGACCTGCCGTGGCTCGACGAGGCGGCCATCTCCGCCTGCGGCACCCAGTAG
- the ribH gene encoding 6,7-dimethyl-8-ribityllumazine synthase → MSGKGAPQLTVKNCEDLRVAVVAAQWHEQVMGGLVEGALRALRELGIDEPTLLRVPGSFELPVVAKVLASRGYDAVVALGVVVRGGTPHFDYVCQGVTLGLTQVSVETGVPIGFGVLTCDTEEQALDRAGLPGSREDKGHEAVTAAVATAATLRTVSEPWR, encoded by the coding sequence GTGAGCGGCAAGGGCGCACCCCAGCTGACCGTCAAGAACTGCGAGGACCTGCGTGTGGCCGTCGTGGCCGCGCAGTGGCACGAGCAGGTCATGGGCGGTCTCGTCGAGGGCGCCCTGCGCGCCCTGCGCGAGCTGGGCATCGACGAGCCGACGCTGCTGCGGGTGCCGGGCAGCTTCGAACTCCCCGTCGTCGCCAAGGTGCTGGCCTCCCGCGGCTACGACGCCGTCGTGGCGCTCGGCGTGGTCGTCCGCGGTGGCACCCCGCACTTCGACTACGTCTGCCAGGGCGTGACGCTGGGCCTCACCCAGGTCTCCGTGGAGACCGGCGTCCCCATCGGCTTCGGCGTGCTGACCTGCGACACCGAGGAGCAGGCCCTGGACCGCGCGGGGCTGCCCGGCTCCCGGGAGGACAAGGGCCACGAGGCCGTCACCGCCGCCGTCGCGACCGCCGCGACGCTGCGCACGGTCTCCGAGCCCTGGCGCTGA